DNA from Krasilnikovia cinnamomea:
CGGGTACAACGTGCTGCACCCGATGGGCTTCGACGCGTTCGGCCTGCCCGCCGAGCAGTACGCCGTGCAGACCGGCACCCACCCGCGTACCACCACCGAGGCGAACATCGAGCGGTACAAGGGGCAGCTGCGCCGGCTGGGGCTGGCGTACGACGAGCGCCGCAGCTTCTCGACCACCGACCCCGGGTACTACCGGTGGACCCAGTGGATCTTCCTGCAGATCTTCAACTCCTGGTACGACCCGGACGCCCGCAAGGCCCGGCCGATCGACGACCTGATCGCCGAGTTCGCGGCGGGCACCCGGCAGACCCCGGACGGGCGGCCGTGGGCCGAGCTGACCGGCGTCGAGCGGCGCGAGGTGGTCAACGGCTTCCGGCTGGCGTACGTCAGTGAGGCGCCGGTGAACTGGTGCCCCGGCCTGGGCACGGTGCTGGCCAACGAGGAGGTCACCCCGGACGGGCGCAGCGAGCGCGGCAACTACCCGGTCTTCCAGCGCAGCCTGAAGCAGTGGATGATGCGGATCACCGCGTACGGTGACCGCCTGGTCGAGGACCTGGACACGCTGGACTGGCCGGAGCCGGTCAAGCTGATGCAGCGCAACTGGATCGGCCGCTCCACGGGCGCCCACGTCGACTTCCCGCTGGCCGGCGACGGGGTCGTGACGGTGTTCACCACCCGGCCGGACACCCTGTTCGGCGCCACCTACATGGTGCTGGCGCCCGAGCACGAGCTGGTCGCGTCGATCGTGCCCGCCGCGTGGCCGGAGGGCACCCATGCGGCGTGGACCGGCGGGCACGCCACCCCGGGCGGGGCCGTCGCCGCGTACCGGGCCGCGGCCGCCGCGAAGTCGGAGCAGGAGCGCACCGCCGACGCCAAGGTCAAGACCGGCGTGTTCACGGGCGGCTACGCGACCAACCCGGTCAACGGCGCGCGCATCCCCGTGTTCATCGCCGACTACGTGCTGGCCGGTTACGGCACCGGCGCGATCATGGCGGTGCCTGGCCAGGACGAGCGCGACTGGGCGTTCGCCGAGGTCTTCGACCTGCCGATCATCCGTACGGTCGCGGCGCCGGACGGCTTCGAGGGCGCGTACACCGGTGAAGGTCCCGCGATCAACAGCGAGTTCCTGAACGGCCTGGGGGTGCCCGAGGCCAAGGCCGCGATGATCAACTGGCTGGAGCAGCACGGCCACGGCCGGGGCGCCACCACCTACCGGCTGCGCGACTGGCTGTTCAGCCGCCAGCGCTACTGGGGCGAGCCCTTCCCGATCGTGTACGACGAGACCGGCCTGCCGATCGCCCTGCCCGAGTCGATGCTGCCTGTCGAACTGCCCGATGTGGACGACTTCTCGCCGCGCACCTTCGACCCCGACGACGCCGCCAGCGAGCCGGAGACCCCGCTGTCGCGCGCCAAGGAATGGGTCGAGGTCGAACTGGACCTGGGCGACGGGCCCAAGCGCTACACCCGGGAAACCAACACGATGCCCCAGTGGGCGGGCTCCTGCTGGTACGAACTGCGCTACCTGGACCCGCACAACGACAAGGTCTTCGTCGACCCCGAGAACGAGGCCTACTGGATGGGCCCGAAGAAGCCGGGCGACTGTGGCGGCGTCGACCTGTACGTGGGCGGCGTCGAGCACGCCGTGCTGCACCTGCTGTACGCCCGCTTCTGGCATAAGGTGCTGCACGACCTGGGCCACATCTCGTCGATCGAGCCGTTCCGCAAGCTGTTCAACCAGGGCTACATCCAGGCGTACGCGTTCCGCGACGCGCGCGGCGTGATCGTGCCCGCCGAGGAGGTCGTCGAGCGCGACGGCACCTTCTACTACGAGGACTCCGAGGTCTTCCGCGAGTACGGCAAGATGGGCAAGTCGCTGAAGAACGTCGTCACCCCCGACGAGATGTGCGCAGCCTACGGCGCCGACACGTTCCGGGTGTACGAGATGGCGATGGGCCCGCTGGACGTCTCGCGGCCGTGGGAGACCCGGGCGGTGGTCGGCTCGCAGCGGTTCCTGCAGCGGGCCTGGCGCCTGGTCGTCGACGAGGAGACCGGCGCGGTCCGGGTCAGCGACGAGCCGCTGGACACCAAGACCCGGCGGCTGCTGCACCGGATCATCGACGGCGTCCGTGGCGACCTGGACGAGCTGCGGTTCAACACCGCGATCGCCAAGCTGATCGAACTGACCAACGGGCTGACCCCGCTGCCGGTGGCGTCGCGGGAGGCGGTGGAGCCGCTGGTGCTGATGCTGTCCCCGTTCGCTCCGCACCTGGCCGAGGAGCTGTGGCGCAAGCTGGGCCACGACGGCACCCTGGCGTACGCCGAGTTCCCGAAGGCCGACCCGGCGCAGCTGGTGGCCGAATCGATCACCTACCCGGTGCAGGTCAACGGCAAGGTGCGGGGCCGC
Protein-coding regions in this window:
- the leuS gene encoding leucine--tRNA ligase translates to MSESDTTADVPPFRYTAALAGEIEERWQAYWAEHGTFHAPNPVGELAEPAHPRAGAPKLHVQDMFPYPSGAGLHVGHPLGYIGTDCYTRYQRMAGYNVLHPMGFDAFGLPAEQYAVQTGTHPRTTTEANIERYKGQLRRLGLAYDERRSFSTTDPGYYRWTQWIFLQIFNSWYDPDARKARPIDDLIAEFAAGTRQTPDGRPWAELTGVERREVVNGFRLAYVSEAPVNWCPGLGTVLANEEVTPDGRSERGNYPVFQRSLKQWMMRITAYGDRLVEDLDTLDWPEPVKLMQRNWIGRSTGAHVDFPLAGDGVVTVFTTRPDTLFGATYMVLAPEHELVASIVPAAWPEGTHAAWTGGHATPGGAVAAYRAAAAAKSEQERTADAKVKTGVFTGGYATNPVNGARIPVFIADYVLAGYGTGAIMAVPGQDERDWAFAEVFDLPIIRTVAAPDGFEGAYTGEGPAINSEFLNGLGVPEAKAAMINWLEQHGHGRGATTYRLRDWLFSRQRYWGEPFPIVYDETGLPIALPESMLPVELPDVDDFSPRTFDPDDAASEPETPLSRAKEWVEVELDLGDGPKRYTRETNTMPQWAGSCWYELRYLDPHNDKVFVDPENEAYWMGPKKPGDCGGVDLYVGGVEHAVLHLLYARFWHKVLHDLGHISSIEPFRKLFNQGYIQAYAFRDARGVIVPAEEVVERDGTFYYEDSEVFREYGKMGKSLKNVVTPDEMCAAYGADTFRVYEMAMGPLDVSRPWETRAVVGSQRFLQRAWRLVVDEETGAVRVSDEPLDTKTRRLLHRIIDGVRGDLDELRFNTAIAKLIELTNGLTPLPVASREAVEPLVLMLSPFAPHLAEELWRKLGHDGTLAYAEFPKADPAQLVAESITYPVQVNGKVRGRVEVAPDTPEADVRAAALASVADALAGREPKKVIVVAGRLVSVVV